One Herbaspirillum rubrisubalbicans genomic window carries:
- a CDS encoding DEAD/DEAH box helicase, translating into MSDTTSASAAPAAPAVRFEDFGLSPDILKALAEQGYVHPTPIQAQAIPVVLQGRDVMGAAQTGTGKTAGFSLPIIQRLLAHASHSASPARHPVRALILTPTRELADQVADNVAAYCRFTPLRSTVVFGGVDMAPQTAILRAGVEIVIATPGRLLDHVQQKTVNLSQTQILVMDEADRMLDMGFLPDLQRIINLLPKQRQNLLFSATFSPEIKKLAASFQNNPVTIEVARSNATAENVTQTIYKVEEAAKADAVSFIIRQRELKQVIVFSNTKIGASRLARTLLAEGVKASAIHGDKTQSERMAALEAFKQGQIEVLVATDVAARGLDIAELPCVINYDLPYNAEDYVHRIGRTGRAGASGDAISLFCDKDERLLVDIEKLIKKKFERAELSGFAPRARHERSERSERSERGERSERGERGERSRSSREGGAPAARREKIDPWFLKPYEPSTTETVSTKPELAKNNRPKPKVAALLGGMPKR; encoded by the coding sequence ATGTCCGACACCACGTCCGCGTCCGCAGCACCGGCTGCACCTGCCGTCCGCTTCGAAGATTTCGGCCTCTCGCCCGATATTCTCAAAGCCCTGGCCGAACAAGGCTACGTTCACCCGACCCCGATCCAGGCCCAGGCCATTCCTGTGGTGCTGCAAGGCCGGGACGTGATGGGCGCCGCCCAGACCGGTACCGGCAAGACCGCCGGTTTCTCGCTGCCGATCATCCAGCGCCTGCTGGCTCATGCCAGCCATAGTGCCTCGCCTGCCCGTCACCCGGTGCGCGCCCTGATCCTGACCCCCACCCGAGAGCTGGCCGACCAGGTCGCCGACAACGTGGCGGCCTACTGCCGCTTCACCCCGTTGCGCTCGACGGTGGTCTTCGGTGGTGTCGACATGGCACCGCAGACCGCGATCCTGCGCGCCGGCGTGGAAATCGTCATCGCCACCCCGGGCCGCCTGCTGGACCACGTGCAGCAAAAGACGGTGAACCTGTCGCAGACCCAGATCCTGGTCATGGACGAAGCTGACCGGATGCTGGACATGGGCTTCCTGCCCGACCTGCAGCGCATCATCAACCTCTTGCCCAAGCAGCGCCAGAACCTGCTGTTCTCGGCCACCTTCTCGCCGGAAATCAAGAAGCTGGCCGCCAGCTTCCAGAACAACCCGGTGACCATCGAAGTGGCGCGCAGCAATGCCACCGCCGAAAACGTCACTCAGACCATCTACAAGGTGGAGGAAGCGGCCAAGGCCGATGCGGTGAGCTTCATCATCCGCCAGCGCGAACTGAAGCAGGTGATCGTCTTCTCCAATACCAAGATCGGCGCCTCGCGCCTGGCGCGCACGCTGCTGGCCGAGGGCGTGAAGGCCTCCGCCATCCACGGCGACAAGACCCAGTCCGAGCGCATGGCCGCGCTGGAAGCCTTCAAGCAGGGCCAGATCGAAGTGCTGGTCGCCACCGACGTGGCCGCACGCGGGCTGGACATTGCCGAGCTGCCCTGCGTGATCAACTATGACCTGCCCTACAACGCCGAAGACTACGTGCACCGCATTGGCCGTACCGGTCGCGCCGGTGCCTCGGGCGACGCCATCTCGCTGTTCTGCGACAAGGATGAGCGGCTGCTGGTCGACATCGAAAAGCTGATCAAGAAGAAGTTTGAACGCGCCGAACTGAGCGGCTTTGCGCCGCGTGCCCGGCATGAACGCAGTGAGCGGAGTGAACGTTCGGAGCGTGGTGAGCGTAGCGAACGCGGTGAACGTGGCGAGCGCAGTCGCAGCAGTCGTGAAGGCGGTGCGCCGGCAGCTCGCCGCGAAAAGATCGATCCCTGGTTCCTCAAACCCTACGAGCCCAGTACCACCGAGACCGTCTCCACCAAGCCGGAGCTGGCCAAGAACAACCGTCCCAAGCCCAAGGTAGCTGCCCTGCTGGGCGGAATGCCTAAGCGCTGA
- a CDS encoding flavodoxin family protein, protein MTKVAIVYHSGYGHTKKQAEAVQAGAAGVAGAAVELIAISAEGTITDEQWASLDAADAIIFGSPTYMGTVSWQFKKFADASSKPWFSQKWKDKVGAAFTNSATMNGDKLSTLHYLFTLGMQHSMIWVGTGLMPANSKAAQRNDINFVGSFSGLMAQSPSDSSPEEGPLPGDLETAKLFGARVVETAAKFKK, encoded by the coding sequence ATGACCAAAGTTGCCATCGTTTATCACTCCGGCTACGGCCATACCAAGAAGCAAGCTGAAGCCGTGCAGGCTGGCGCTGCCGGCGTTGCCGGCGCCGCCGTCGAGCTGATCGCCATCAGCGCCGAAGGCACCATCACCGATGAACAGTGGGCCAGCCTGGATGCGGCCGACGCCATCATCTTCGGTTCGCCGACCTACATGGGTACCGTGTCCTGGCAGTTCAAGAAGTTTGCCGACGCCTCTTCCAAGCCCTGGTTCAGCCAGAAGTGGAAGGACAAGGTCGGCGCCGCCTTCACCAATTCGGCCACCATGAACGGCGACAAGCTCTCGACCCTGCACTACCTGTTCACGCTGGGGATGCAGCACAGCATGATCTGGGTCGGCACCGGCCTGATGCCTGCCAACAGCAAGGCGGCCCAGCGCAATGACATCAACTTCGTCGGTTCCTTCTCTGGCTTGATGGCACAAAGCCCGTCGGATTCCTCGCCGGAAGAAGGCCCGCTGCCGGGCGACCTGGAAACGGCCAAGCTGTTCGGTGCGCGCGTGGTGGAAACGGCTGCCAAGTTCAAGAAGTAA
- a CDS encoding fumarylacetoacetate hydrolase family protein, whose amino-acid sequence MSFAIPVPAQTTIPVVGGLPFPVRRIYCVGRNYAAHAREMGYDPDREPPFFFMKPADAIVPTDSVVPYPVATADYHHEIEMVVALAKGGRDIPVEQALELVYGYAVGLDMTRRDLQAQAKKMGRPWDMGKGFDHSAPCAPIVPVAQAGHPDQGAVWLKVNGEVRQQGDLADLIWNVAETISYLSSLVELFPGDLIFTGTPEGVGAVVKGDQLQGHVDGLPDINITIG is encoded by the coding sequence ATGAGTTTCGCCATTCCCGTGCCTGCCCAGACTACCATCCCGGTGGTGGGCGGCTTGCCTTTCCCGGTCCGTCGCATCTATTGCGTAGGCCGCAACTACGCCGCCCATGCCCGTGAAATGGGCTACGATCCCGATCGCGAACCGCCGTTCTTCTTCATGAAACCGGCCGATGCCATCGTCCCCACCGATTCCGTGGTGCCGTATCCGGTGGCAACCGCCGACTATCACCATGAGATCGAAATGGTGGTGGCCTTGGCCAAGGGGGGACGTGACATTCCGGTAGAGCAGGCGCTGGAACTGGTCTACGGCTATGCCGTGGGCCTGGACATGACCCGCCGCGATCTGCAGGCCCAGGCCAAGAAAATGGGGCGCCCGTGGGACATGGGTAAGGGCTTCGATCACTCCGCGCCTTGCGCCCCCATCGTGCCGGTGGCCCAGGCCGGCCATCCCGACCAGGGCGCGGTATGGCTTAAGGTCAATGGCGAAGTGCGCCAGCAGGGTGATTTGGCTGACCTGATCTGGAACGTGGCCGAGACCATCTCCTACCTGTCGAGCTTGGTCGAGCTGTTCCCGGGCGACCTGATCTTCACCGGCACCCCCGAAGGCGTGGGCGCGGTGGTCAAGGGCGACCAGTTGCAAGGCCATGTCGACGGCTTGCCCGACATCAATATCACCATCGGGTAA
- a CDS encoding LysR family transcriptional regulator: MNLTLESLLILDMIDRKGSFAAAAVALDRVPSALTYSVRKLEDDLDVLLFDRRGHRAQLTPAGLQLLQEGRHLLLAASDLEQRVKRTATGRETELHIVLNSLIPFDKMLPVIAAFDREQSGTRLRFTPGVLTGAWEKLIEGRANLVIGVTLDGPEVVRTSGRFQMQELGAVDWVFAVAPQHPLASVIEPLSAELVRSHRAIAVGDNSQSLPTLTMGLLSGQETLTVATVADKLQAQLAGLGCGHLPRIWAAPYLASGALVEKQTLAAKPNDNFMVAWPKAEQGKSLKWFIQYLAQPHVRQSLMGPITPQEPA; this comes from the coding sequence GTGAACCTGACCCTGGAATCCCTGCTGATCCTGGACATGATCGACCGCAAGGGCAGCTTCGCCGCCGCTGCCGTAGCGCTGGACCGGGTACCCTCGGCCCTGACCTACAGTGTGCGCAAGCTGGAAGACGATCTGGATGTGCTGCTGTTCGACCGCCGCGGCCACCGGGCCCAGTTGACACCGGCCGGCCTGCAATTGTTGCAGGAGGGCCGTCATTTGTTGCTGGCCGCCAGCGACCTGGAACAACGCGTCAAGCGCACCGCCACCGGGCGCGAGACCGAGCTGCACATCGTGCTCAACAGCTTGATCCCGTTCGACAAGATGCTGCCCGTTATCGCCGCTTTCGACCGCGAACAGTCCGGCACGCGCCTACGCTTCACGCCGGGAGTGCTGACCGGGGCCTGGGAAAAGCTCATCGAAGGCCGTGCCAACCTGGTCATTGGCGTCACCCTGGATGGGCCGGAAGTGGTGCGCACCAGCGGCCGCTTCCAGATGCAGGAGCTGGGCGCGGTGGATTGGGTCTTTGCCGTGGCGCCGCAGCACCCGCTGGCCAGCGTCATCGAACCGCTCTCGGCCGAGCTGGTGCGCAGCCACCGCGCCATTGCCGTGGGCGACAACAGCCAGTCGCTGCCGACCCTGACCATGGGCCTGCTGTCGGGCCAGGAAACGCTGACGGTGGCCACCGTGGCCGACAAGCTGCAAGCCCAACTGGCCGGGCTGGGTTGCGGCCACCTGCCACGCATCTGGGCCGCGCCCTACCTGGCCTCGGGCGCGCTGGTGGAAAAGCAGACCCTGGCCGCCAAGCCCAATGACAACTTCATGGTGGCCTGGCCCAAGGCCGAACAGGGCAAGTCGCTCAAGTGGTTCATCCAGTACCTGGCCCAGCCCCATGTGCGACAGTCGCTGATGGGACCGATCACGCCGCAGGAGCCGGCATGA
- a CDS encoding pirin family protein — protein MIEIRKANDRGHANHGWLDSYHSFSFADYYDPKHMGFGPLRVINEDRVAAGQGFGTHGHRDMEIISYVLEGELAHKDSMGNGSVIRPGDVQRMSAGTGVRHSEYNHSQDGTTHFLQIWIMPDRAGAEPGYQEAHFSAADKEGKLRLVASPDGRDGSVSMNQDALLFAGLFDGTQAAQYTLPQGRLGYVHVARGKVSVNGQSLEAGDAVKLSAVDRIEIGDGEKAEVLLFDLPR, from the coding sequence ATGATTGAAATCCGCAAAGCGAACGATCGTGGCCACGCCAACCACGGTTGGCTGGATTCGTATCACAGCTTTTCCTTCGCCGACTACTATGATCCCAAGCACATGGGGTTTGGCCCCTTGCGCGTGATCAATGAAGACCGCGTGGCCGCCGGCCAGGGTTTCGGCACGCACGGTCACCGTGACATGGAGATCATTTCCTATGTGCTCGAAGGTGAACTTGCGCACAAGGACAGCATGGGTAACGGTAGCGTGATCCGTCCGGGCGACGTGCAGCGCATGAGTGCCGGCACCGGCGTGCGCCATTCCGAGTACAACCATTCCCAGGATGGCACCACCCATTTCCTGCAGATCTGGATCATGCCCGACCGCGCTGGCGCCGAACCGGGTTACCAGGAAGCGCATTTCTCGGCCGCCGACAAGGAAGGCAAGCTGCGCCTGGTGGCCTCGCCCGATGGCCGTGACGGCTCGGTCAGCATGAACCAGGATGCTCTGCTGTTTGCCGGCCTGTTCGATGGCACGCAAGCCGCCCAGTACACTCTGCCACAAGGCCGCCTGGGCTATGTGCACGTGGCCCGTGGCAAGGTGAGCGTCAATGGCCAGTCGTTGGAGGCCGGCGATGCCGTCAAGCTCAGTGCGGTCGATCGTATTGAGATCGGTGACGGCGAGAAGGCTGAAGTCTTGTTGTTCGACCTGCCGCGCTGA
- a CDS encoding sulfurtransferase, which yields MQSPDTPYVNIAAYKFVSFDDTVEKRPVFLEFCRQHNLRGTVILSPEGINLFLAGLRQDIDAFLNWLRADARFTDLIVKESYSEKQPFTRMLVKLKAEIITMKHPLIKPELGRAPFVEPRELKRWLDQGHDDEGRPVVMVDTRNGFEVDVGTFDNTVDYRISKFTEFPKVIEDHKADFEGKTVVTFCTGGIRCEKAAIHMQNIGYDHVYQLEGGILKYFEDVGGAHYNGDCFVFDYRTALSPELKETQTAQCFACRAVVTPREQLSPDYVPGKSCPHCAPKQRAAEQTSSAAA from the coding sequence ATGCAGTCCCCTGATACACCCTACGTCAACATCGCCGCCTACAAATTCGTCAGTTTCGATGACACCGTTGAAAAGCGCCCGGTCTTTCTGGAATTTTGCCGACAGCACAATCTGCGCGGCACCGTCATCCTGAGCCCGGAAGGCATCAACCTGTTCCTCGCAGGCCTGCGCCAGGATATCGACGCCTTCCTGAACTGGTTGCGCGCCGATGCCCGCTTTACCGACCTCATCGTCAAGGAAAGCTATTCCGAGAAGCAACCCTTCACGCGCATGTTGGTCAAGCTCAAGGCCGAGATCATCACCATGAAGCATCCGCTGATCAAGCCCGAGCTGGGTCGCGCGCCCTTCGTCGAGCCCAGGGAGCTCAAGCGCTGGCTAGACCAGGGGCACGATGACGAAGGCCGCCCGGTGGTGATGGTCGACACCCGCAATGGTTTCGAGGTCGATGTCGGCACTTTCGACAATACGGTTGACTACCGTATCAGCAAATTCACCGAATTTCCCAAGGTGATCGAAGACCACAAGGCCGATTTCGAAGGCAAGACCGTGGTCACCTTCTGTACCGGTGGCATCCGCTGCGAAAAGGCTGCCATTCATATGCAGAACATCGGCTATGACCATGTCTACCAGCTCGAAGGCGGCATCCTGAAGTATTTCGAGGACGTCGGCGGCGCCCACTACAACGGCGACTGCTTCGTCTTCGACTATCGCACCGCCCTGAGCCCCGAGCTCAAGGAAACCCAGACTGCACAATGCTTCGCCTGCCGCGCCGTGGTCACCCCGCGCGAACAACTGTCGCCGGATTACGTGCCGGGCAAGTCTTGCCCGCACTGCGCACCCAAGCAGCGTGCGGCAGAGCAAACCAGTTCCGCCGCAGCCTGA
- the dnaE gene encoding DNA polymerase III subunit alpha: MTTPQFVHLRMHSEYSIVDGLVRIDDIVKAAAKDGQAALAVTDLANLFCMVRFYKEARGKGVKPIAGCDLWITNDADREKPFRLLVLIKNRHGYLQLCEVLSQAWLNNQYKGRAEVRMEWLEALRHQEGGNGLIALSGAAMGDIGQAIDNGNLTQAEACARRWAEIFPGAFYLELQRAGQANMDVQVRQSVALGAKLGLPCVATHPIQFQSPEEFIAHEARTCIAEGEIMANARRVRRFNEQQYFKSQAEMAELFADLPGAIANTVEIAKRCNLVLQLGKPQLPDFPTPDGMSIDDFLVAQTKAGLEVRLKELFPNEAEREKQRPRYEARLEFENNTIIKMKFPGYFLIVADFIQWAKNNGVPVGPGRGSGAGSLVAYCLLITDLDPLRYNLLFERFLNPERVSMPDFDIDFCQEGRDRVIQYVKDRYGKDAVSQIATFGTMAAKGAVRDVGRVLDLGYNFCDGISKLIPFKPGKLVTLADAIEEEPLLKERLENEEEVKQLMGLAQQVEGIARNIGMHAGGVLIAPGKLTDFCPLYTQGGDSGVVSQYDKDDVEAVGLVKFDFLGLTTLTILDRAVRYIRMLDPAMADFDLAKLPLDDRPSYELLTKAKTVAVFQLESRGMQGMLKDARPDRFEDIIALVALYRPGPMDLIPDFCKRKHGEAFDYPDPRTEGILSETYGIMVYQEQVMQMAQVIGGYSLGGADLLRRAMGKKKAEEMAKHRELFREGAAKNGLDQAKADEIFDLMEKFAGYGFNKSHAAAYALLSYYTAYLKAHHPAAFMAANLSLAMEDTDKVKILIEDSIDICKLAILPPDINKSDYRFMPVGEPGKKATQIRYGLGAVKGAGQNAIEAILEARKSGPFKDLFDFAKRVDKKQINRRTIDSLIRAGAFDCFKVDRAILQASVNLAWESAEQAEKSANQVSLFGGDDSDLEAPLEYVQVPPWSDKQRLTEEKGALGFYLSGHLFSAYEKEVRRFVRTKIANLEPSWEPRSLAGIITGVRVQMTQRGKLVICTLDDGTGVIEATIYNELFEPFKHLIKEDELLVVSGKVSEDRFNGGLRVAADKVMDLGAARIQYGVRMVVSINKAIDPNHLRDTLSAHRQEQGLPFVMRYQQADAACEVVLGDAWRINPSDSLQSTLVASFGKEAVVVEY, translated from the coding sequence ATGACTACCCCGCAATTTGTACACCTCCGTATGCACTCGGAGTACTCCATCGTGGACGGCCTTGTGCGTATCGACGACATCGTCAAGGCCGCCGCCAAGGATGGACAGGCCGCCCTGGCGGTGACCGACCTCGCCAACCTGTTCTGCATGGTGCGTTTCTACAAGGAAGCGCGCGGCAAGGGCGTCAAGCCCATCGCTGGCTGCGACCTGTGGATCACCAACGATGCCGACCGCGAAAAGCCCTTCCGCCTGCTGGTGCTGATCAAGAACCGTCACGGTTACCTGCAGTTATGTGAAGTATTGTCCCAAGCCTGGCTCAACAACCAGTACAAGGGCCGCGCCGAAGTGCGCATGGAATGGCTGGAGGCGCTGCGCCACCAAGAGGGTGGCAACGGCTTGATCGCCCTGTCAGGGGCCGCCATGGGCGATATCGGCCAGGCCATCGACAATGGCAACCTGACCCAGGCCGAAGCCTGCGCGCGTCGCTGGGCGGAAATCTTCCCCGGCGCCTTCTATCTGGAGCTGCAACGCGCCGGCCAGGCCAACATGGACGTTCAGGTACGTCAGAGCGTCGCGCTGGGCGCCAAGCTGGGCCTGCCCTGCGTGGCCACGCACCCGATCCAGTTCCAGAGCCCGGAAGAATTCATCGCCCACGAAGCCCGCACCTGCATCGCCGAAGGCGAGATCATGGCCAATGCGCGCCGGGTGCGCCGCTTCAACGAGCAGCAATACTTCAAGTCGCAGGCCGAGATGGCCGAGCTGTTCGCCGACCTGCCTGGCGCGATTGCCAATACCGTGGAAATCGCCAAGCGCTGCAACCTGGTGCTGCAGCTGGGCAAGCCGCAATTGCCGGATTTCCCCACGCCGGATGGCATGAGCATCGACGATTTCCTGGTAGCCCAGACCAAGGCCGGGCTGGAAGTGCGGCTCAAGGAACTGTTCCCCAACGAAGCAGAACGCGAAAAGCAGCGCCCGCGCTATGAAGCGCGGCTGGAGTTCGAGAACAACACCATCATCAAGATGAAGTTCCCGGGCTACTTCCTGATCGTGGCCGACTTCATTCAGTGGGCCAAGAACAATGGCGTGCCGGTCGGTCCCGGCCGGGGTTCCGGTGCCGGCTCGCTGGTAGCGTATTGCCTGTTGATCACCGACCTGGACCCGCTGCGCTACAACCTGCTGTTCGAACGTTTCCTGAACCCGGAACGCGTCTCGATGCCCGACTTCGACATCGACTTCTGCCAGGAAGGCCGCGACCGCGTGATCCAGTATGTGAAGGATCGTTACGGCAAGGATGCGGTCTCGCAGATCGCCACCTTCGGTACCATGGCGGCCAAGGGCGCGGTGCGCGACGTGGGCCGCGTGCTGGACCTGGGCTATAACTTCTGCGACGGCATCTCCAAGCTGATTCCCTTCAAACCCGGCAAGCTGGTCACGCTGGCCGACGCCATCGAGGAAGAGCCGCTGTTGAAGGAGCGCCTGGAAAACGAAGAAGAGGTCAAACAACTGATGGGCCTGGCCCAGCAGGTCGAAGGCATCGCCCGCAACATCGGGATGCACGCCGGTGGCGTGCTGATCGCGCCCGGCAAGCTGACCGATTTCTGCCCGCTCTACACCCAGGGCGGCGACTCCGGCGTAGTTTCGCAATACGACAAGGATGACGTGGAAGCGGTCGGTTTGGTGAAGTTCGACTTCTTGGGCTTGACCACGCTGACCATCCTCGACCGTGCGGTGCGCTACATCCGTATGCTCGACCCGGCCATGGCCGACTTCGACCTGGCCAAGCTGCCGCTGGATGACCGGCCTTCCTATGAACTGCTGACCAAGGCCAAGACGGTCGCCGTATTCCAGCTGGAAAGCCGCGGTATGCAAGGCATGTTGAAGGATGCCCGGCCCGACCGTTTCGAAGACATCATCGCGCTGGTGGCGCTGTATCGTCCCGGTCCGATGGACCTGATCCCCGACTTCTGCAAGCGCAAGCACGGCGAAGCCTTCGACTATCCTGACCCACGCACCGAGGGCATCCTCTCCGAGACCTACGGCATCATGGTCTATCAGGAGCAGGTGATGCAGATGGCGCAGGTCATCGGCGGCTATTCGCTGGGCGGCGCCGACTTGCTGCGTCGGGCCATGGGCAAGAAGAAGGCCGAGGAAATGGCCAAGCACCGTGAACTGTTCCGCGAAGGCGCGGCCAAGAACGGGCTGGACCAGGCCAAGGCCGACGAGATCTTCGACTTGATGGAAAAGTTCGCCGGCTACGGCTTCAACAAGTCGCACGCGGCCGCCTATGCGCTGCTGTCGTATTACACCGCCTATCTGAAGGCCCATCACCCCGCCGCGTTCATGGCCGCCAACTTGTCGCTGGCCATGGAAGACACGGACAAGGTCAAGATCCTGATCGAAGACTCGATCGATATCTGCAAGCTAGCCATCCTGCCGCCGGACATCAACAAGTCCGACTACCGCTTTATGCCGGTGGGCGAGCCGGGCAAGAAGGCCACCCAGATCCGCTATGGCCTGGGGGCCGTCAAGGGCGCCGGGCAGAACGCCATCGAAGCCATCCTGGAGGCGCGCAAGAGCGGTCCCTTCAAGGACTTGTTCGACTTCGCCAAGCGGGTGGACAAGAAGCAGATCAACCGCCGCACCATCGATTCGCTGATCCGTGCCGGTGCCTTCGATTGCTTCAAGGTCGACCGCGCCATCCTGCAGGCCTCGGTCAACCTGGCCTGGGAAAGCGCCGAGCAGGCCGAGAAATCGGCCAATCAGGTCAGCCTCTTCGGTGGCGACGACAGCGACTTGGAGGCGCCGCTGGAATACGTGCAGGTGCCGCCCTGGAGCGACAAGCAGCGCCTGACCGAAGAGAAGGGCGCGCTGGGCTTCTATCTCTCCGGCCATCTGTTCTCGGCCTACGAAAAGGAAGTGCGCCGCTTCGTGCGCACCAAGATCGCCAACCTGGAACCCTCGTGGGAGCCCCGCAGCCTGGCCGGCATCATCACCGGGGTGCGGGTGCAGATGACCCAGCGCGGCAAGCTGGTGATCTGCACGCTCGATGATGGCACGGGCGTGATCGAAGCCACGATCTATAACGAACTGTTCGAGCCCTTCAAGCATCTCATCAAGGAAGATGAATTGCTGGTGGTTTCGGGCAAGGTGTCGGAAGATCGCTTCAATGGTGGCTTGCGAGTGGCTGCCGACAAGGTCATGGACTTGGGCGCGGCGCGCATCCAGTATGGCGTGCGGATGGTGGTCTCGATCAATAAGGCGATCGACCCCAACCACCTGCGCGATACGTTGTCGGCACATCGTCAGGAACAGGGTTTACCCTTCGTGATGCGCTACCAGCAGGCCGATGCTGCCTGCGAGGTAGTGCTGGGCGACGCCTGGCGGATCAA
- the gluQRS gene encoding tRNA glutamyl-Q(34) synthetase GluQRS, with protein MRAAGYVGRFAPSPSGPLHAGSLVAALASYLDARVHQGRWLLRIEDIDETRTVPGAADDIIATLAALDMHSDGPVLVQSQRKARYELARERLGALAYPCGCSRKEIADSRVSTASDGAAIYPGTCRPGLAPGKQARTLRLRVPDAGQPGELVQFQDRWLGPQAQHLASEVGDFVLQRADGFWAYQLAVVVDDAEQGVTDIVRGADLLDSTARQIYLQRLLGYPTPRYLHVPLLMNTTGEKFSKQNGAQALDLGQPLQALQQAAAFLGLETGAARDREGFWRLALTGWQARFGPQ; from the coding sequence ATGAGGGCGGCAGGCTACGTCGGCCGTTTTGCACCCTCGCCGTCCGGCCCGCTGCACGCCGGCTCGCTGGTGGCGGCGCTGGCCAGCTATCTTGATGCACGCGTGCATCAAGGCCGCTGGCTGCTGCGCATCGAAGACATCGATGAAACCCGCACCGTCCCAGGGGCTGCCGATGACATCATCGCCACCCTGGCAGCGCTGGACATGCATTCGGATGGGCCGGTGCTGGTGCAGAGCCAGCGCAAGGCACGCTATGAACTGGCACGCGAGCGCCTGGGTGCACTGGCCTACCCCTGCGGTTGCAGCCGCAAGGAAATCGCCGATTCACGGGTGAGCACCGCCAGCGATGGCGCGGCCATCTATCCCGGCACCTGCCGCCCGGGCCTGGCACCGGGCAAACAAGCGCGCACGCTGCGGCTGCGCGTGCCCGATGCCGGCCAGCCGGGCGAGTTGGTGCAGTTCCAGGATCGCTGGCTGGGGCCGCAAGCGCAGCACCTGGCTTCCGAGGTCGGGGATTTCGTATTGCAGCGGGCCGATGGCTTCTGGGCCTATCAACTGGCGGTGGTAGTCGATGATGCCGAACAGGGCGTCACCGACATCGTGCGCGGCGCCGACCTGCTCGACTCCACGGCGCGCCAGATCTACCTGCAGCGCTTGCTGGGCTATCCGACGCCACGCTACCTGCACGTGCCGCTGTTGATGAATACGACGGGGGAGAAGTTTTCCAAGCAGAACGGCGCGCAGGCGCTGGACCTGGGTCAGCCGCTGCAAGCCTTGCAGCAGGCGGCTGCGTTCCTGGGGCTGGAGACCGGTGCGGCGCGCGACCGCGAGGGATTCTGGCGCCTGGCGCTCACCGGCTGGCAAGCGCGCTTCGGGCCGCAGTGA